The Geothrix oryzae DNA window CCGGCCGGTGAGCGGCTATTCCACCGGCATGCGGCAGCGGGTGAAGCTGGCCCAGGCCCTGGTGCACAGCCCCGAGCTGATCTTCCTGGACGAGCCCACCAACGGCCTCGATCCCGACGGCCGCCGCCGCATGCTGGACCTGGTGCTGCGGGTCCACGCGGAGCTGGGCACGGGCGTCATCCTGGCCTCGCACCTGCTGGGCGATGTGGAGCGCGTGGCCGACCAGCTGGTGATCCTCGACCAGGGCCAGATCAAGGCGGCGGGCTCCATGGCGGGGCTGCGCAAGGCCCTGGCGCGGCGCGTGGAGCTGCGTTTCCTCGATCCGCTGGACGCGGCCCAGGAAGCCGCCTTGGCGGAGCTGGGCGCCGTGCTGGAAGGCCGGAACGGCCTCTATGACCTGGAGCTGGTCGAGGCCGATCCCAAGGCCGCCTTCCGCTGGGCCGAAGGCCACGGCGCCACCCTGGTGCAGCTCACGCCGCGCCACGACCGCCTGGACGAAGTGCTGCTGCGGGCCCTCCATGGGGCCCCGGCGACCGCTGGAACGGGAGCCTGACGATGCCCATCTACGCCCCCACCCTTCCGCCGGCCCCGGACCTCGGCCACGGCCATCCCCCGGTCCTGGTGCTCCTGCGTTTCGACTTCGCCCGGCTCTGGCGCCAGAAGATCGGCCGCTTCTTCGGCTTCGCCTTCCTCATGCTCCTGATCTGGAAGGTCGCGCGCATCTATGTGGACCACCTGCTCCAGACGAACCAGGCCTTCAAGTCCATGCAGGACTTCGCCAAGACGATCCTCACCCAGGGCGCGGACTTCCAGGCGGACCTGCTGAATCCGGCTAGCTACCTGCTCTGGTTCCTGGTGGCCCTGGTGGGCGGTGGACTCGTGGCGAGGGACACGCTCTACCGCGTGCGGCCTCTGATGTACGCGCACCCCGTGGCGCCCCGGGACTACCTGCTCGCCAAGCTCAGCTTCGCCTCGGCCCTGCCTTTCGCCATCCTGCTGCCCTTCGCGCTGCTGCCCTGGCTGATGTCCCTGCTGCTGGCCGGCACGAACGGGCCGGTGTGGGTGACGGCACCCCTCCGCCTGCTGCCGGCCATGGCCATCAGCTCGGTGCTCATGGGCTCGCTGGCCGTGGGCGCCTCCAGCATGGCCGCCACGCCCCGGGCCGGCATCGGCTGGGTGCTGGGCCTCGTGCTGGGCGCGGGCACCCTGGCTTCCATGATCCACGGACTCACGGGCATCCGGGCCATCGACGGCTTGAATCCCGTCATGCTGGCGGAGGCCTGGCCCCAACTCTTCGTGGGCGTCGCCCGTCCCCTGGTGGGATGGGTCCCGGCGCTTCTCGGCACCGCCTTCCACATCGGCCTCTGGACCTTCGTGGCGGCCCGGCGGACCCAGCCCTCGGAGGCGGTGATTTGATGATCTCCCTCGACCGCGCCTCCCTCCGCTACGGCCCCATCCTGGGCCTCAGCCCCACGACCTTCGAACTTCCGGACGGCGGCGGCATCACGGGCCTGCTGGGCCCCAACGGTGCCGGCAAGTCCTCGCTGCTGCAGCTGCTCTCCGGCCTGCTGCCGCCTTCGGGCGGTGAGGTGAAGGTCTTCGGCGAAGCCCCCTTCCGCAATCCCGCCGTGCTCGCCCGCCTGGGGCTCGTGCCCGAAGGCGATCGGCTGCCCTCGGGGCTGCGCGCCGATCGCTGGCTCCACATGATGGGCGAGCTCTCGGGGCTGTCGGGCGACGGCCTGAAGGTCGCGGTGAGCCGGGCCCTGGACACCGTGGGCATGGCCGACCGCGCCCACCTCACCTTCGCCCGCATGTCCAAGGGCATGCGCCAGCGCATCCGCCTGGCCCAGGCCCTGCTGCATGGGCCGCAGCTGCTCATCCTCGACGAGCCCTTCAACGGGCTGGATCCGGAAGCGCGCCTCACGCTCATGGCCCTGCTGCGGGATCTGGCCGCCAAGGGCGCGCGGGTCCTGGTGTCGAGCCACATCCTCGGCGAGATCGCCCAGCTCACGGACCGCATCCTCCTGCTGTTCCGCGGCCGTCTGCTGGCCGAGGGCACGGTCACGGAAATCCGGCAGCTGCTGGATCGCCACCCGGTGGAACTGCGCCTCACGGGAGAGGCCCAGGTGCTGGCCCGCTGGGCCGTGGAGCAGCCGGAGCTGGCGGCCCTGCGCATGGAGGACGGCGCCGTGGTGATCTCGGTGAGTTCCCCCAGGGACATCCTGCCCCGCCTGCAGAAGGCCGCGGCCGAGGGCGGCATCCCGCTGCGCGCCCTGGATCCCCTGGACCTGAACCTGGATGCCGTTTTCCAATACCTCACGAAGGATCACGCCTGATGCTGTCCGGGGGTTCCTCGCTGCTCGAACACCCCCGGGCCTCCGCGCCCCGGGCGGGCGGAGACCGCTCAGGGCGAGGCTTCTCCGATGATGCGACCCGACCTGATCCCACCCAACTCAATCCCACTTGGGGGAATCCATGATCGCCACGGCACCCTCTCCCCTAGCGACCCTCCGCGCCACGGCCCGCGGCTACGCGCCCCGCGTCCTGCAGGGGCGCGGCTGGGTGCTGGCCGCGCTCGTGGCGGTTCCCGTGGGGCTCAGCCTGCTTCTGTCCGTGATCGCCCGCCTCAAGGGGGCCGATGGCGATCCGGCCGAGGTCCTGAAGGTCTTCCATGAAGTGCTGGTGAAGATGATGCTGCCCATCATGGCCCTGGTGGCCGCGCCCGCAGGCATCCGCGAGGATCTGGAACAGCGCACGCTGCCCCTGCTGCTGGTGCGTCCTGCGCCCGCCTGGGCCCTGCCCCTGGGCAAGGGACTGCCCTGGTTCGCCTGGGGGGCCCTCTGGCTGATCCTCGGCGCCCTGGGCCTCCAGATCGTCGGCGGGGACCCGGCCCTCCTGCCCGGCCGCATCCTGGCCCTGGTGGGAGCCTGGTGGGGCGAGCTGGCCCTGATGACGCTGGCGGGCCTGCTCTTCAAGCGCGGCACGCTGTGGGGCGCTCTCTACTTCTTCCTGTGGGAGCCGCTGGTGCGGATCTTCCCGCCGTTCCTGCAGCGCCTCACCTTCACCCACCACATCGAAAGCCTGGCCGGCAGCCGCGCCGGCCAGGTGCAGGCCCATCAGTTGCTGGCCCAGGAGCAGGTGAGCACCCAGCCGGCGCTGGCCCTCCTCGCCCTCCTCGTCTTCGGCGCCCTCTGCTGGGCCCTGGCCGGCTGGAAGCTCCACCGCACCCCCGTGGGACTGGCGGGGAGCGAGGCGGAGGGCTGATTTACCCCATTGCCCCTGCCAGGCGTCGTCCGAAGGGAAGCCTCAGGGGAGGAGCACCAGGGCGCCCCGCGTCGCCCGGGATTCGAGCAGAGCGTGGGCTCGGCCGGCCTCCCGCAGGGGAAGCGTGCCGTGGATGTGGGCCCGGATGATCCCCTGCGCCTGCGCGGCGAACACCTCCGCCGCGGCAGCGCGGAGAGCGGCGGGATCGGCGATGTGGTGGAAGATGCTGGGCCGCTGGAGGGCGAGGGAGCCGCGCTTTGCCAGCTCGGCGGGATCCACCATGGGCAGGGGGCCGCTGCTCCGGCCGAAGGAGGCCAGGAGCCCGAAGGGGGCCAGGCTGCCCAGGGAGGCGTCGAAGGTGTCGCATCCGATCGAATCGAACACGGTGCCCACGCCGCGGCCGCCCGTGATCCGGCGGACCTCGGTGGGCACCTGGTCATAGGCGGCGCCCCGGGGCACGACGAGGACGGCTTCAGCACCTTCGGCCCGAACTGCCGTGGCCTTCTCCTCGCTGCCCACCACGCCGATGACCCTGCCGCCTTCGCGGGCCAGCCACCGGGTCAGCATGAGCCCCACGCCCCCCGCCGCGGCGTGGACCAGGACCCAGGGCCCGGCCCCGGCTCGCCACACCCGCCGGACCAGCATGTGCGCCGTCAGGCCCTTGAAGAGGAGGGCGGCCGCCACCTCGTCGGACAGGCCCGCGGGCAGCGGCACCAGGCGGTCGGCGGGGTGGTTTCGCGCCTCTGAGTAGGCGCCCGTGGGCCCGTTCACATAGGCGACCCGTTGGCCCACCGCCAGACCCGTCACACCGGGCCCCAGGGCTTCCACGACCCCGGCGGCTTCGAAGCCCGGCACTGCCGGCAGGGGCACGGGGTAGGCCCCGCTGCGGTGGTAGATGTCGATGTAGTTCACGCCGATGGCCGTGTGGCGCAAGCGGACCTCGCCTGGCCCGGGGGCGGGGAGGTCCGCCTGCACCCACTGGAGGACCTCGGGGCCGCCGGGCGCGGTGAACTGGATGCGATGGCTCATGGGGCCTCCTATTGTTCGATTGTCATCAAACAATAGATAGGTATATCCATCGGGGGGCTCGGGTCAATAAAAATAGTTTGAATACAATCAAAATATTTGATTGATGAATCCCGAAACCGGGCATCCTGGATCCATGCGGAACCTCCATCATCCTGAGCGCGAACAACTCGATCTCCCCGCGGTGCTCTACGCGCTGAGCGATCCCACGCGCCTGGAGATCGTGCGAAAGCTGGCCGGAGAGGGGGAGCGGGCCTGCGGGACCTTCGGCCTGCCTGCCACCAAGGCCACGCTGAGCCACCACTTCAAGGTCCTGCGGGAGGCCGGGCTCATCCAGACCCGGGTGGAGGGCGTCCATCGCTACAACAGCCTGCGGAAGCCGGATCTGGACGCCCGCTTCCCGGGTCTGCTGAAGGCGATCCTCAAGGCCACCGCCCCCCGTTGAGGCGGAGCTTCGAGCCGCCAGGGCGATAGACTGGCTGAATGGCCGAACCCTTCCGCACCGTCACGCCTGCAGGCACCGAGATCCTGATCGAGCCCCTTCCCCATGTGCGGAGCTGCGCCGTGGGCTTCTGGGTGCGGCGGGGCTCCCGTCACGAGGCGGCCTCCGAGGAGGGCCTGGCCCACTTCCTCGAGCACACGGTCTTCAAGGGCACGGCGGCCTATCCCACGCCCGACGAGCTGGCCGCCGCCACCGACCGCCTGGGCGGCCATGTGGACGCCTTCACGGGAAAGGAAGTGGCCTGCTTCTACGGCAAGGTGCTGTCGGACCAGCTGCCGGAGCTGATCCACCTGCTGGGCGAGCTGGTGACCGCACCCCGCTTCGATGCCGAGGAACTGGTCCGCGAGCGCAGCGTCATCCTCGAAGAAATCGCGCAAAGCGAGGACCAGCCGGACGACTGGGTGAGCGAACTGTTCTACGGCGGCTTCTGGGAAGGCACGCCCCTGGCCCATCCCATCCTGGGCAGCCGGGAGCAGGTGTCGGGGTACGGCCCGGCGGAAGCCAGGGCCTTCTTCGACCACACCTACCGGGCGCCGAACCTGGTGGTGGCTGCCGCGGGCGCCCTCGAGGTGCAGCCCTTCCTCGCATTGCTGAAGCCCATCCTCGATCGCCTGCCCAAGGGCACGGACCACGCGCCCGGCGCCCTCGCGCGCACCCGCCCCTTCCTGCTGAATGTGCCGCGGAAGGATCTCCAGCAGGCCAACCTCGTCATGGGCTTCCCCGCGCCGGACCACCACTCGCCGGATCGCGCGGCAGCCCATCTGCTGAGCCATGTGCTGGGCGGCGGCATGGCCTCGCGGCTCTTCATGGAGCTGCGGGAGCGCCGGGGCCTCTGCTACCAGGTGGGGAGCTACCTCAGCCCCTACGCCGACACGGGCGCCCTGCAGATCACCGCCAGCTGCGCCCCCGCCCAGCTGCGGGAGCTGGTGCAGCGAACCATGGCCGAATGCGCGCGGGTCCGCGACCGGGGCGTGGAGGCCGACGAATTGGAGCGCGCCAAGCTCCAGGCCCGCACCAGCCTCGTGTTCAGCCAGGAAAGCAGCAGCAGCCGCATGTTCAGCCTGGCCCACCAGGCCGTCCACCACGGCGAGCTGCGCAGCCTCGATCAGCAGATGGCGGAGATCGAGGCCGTCACCCCGGCGGATCTTCTCAGGGTGGCGCAGGCCCTGCTCGACCCCGCCCAGCTCGGCCTCAGCGCTCTCGGCACTCGCCGCGGCTGCGACATCCGGCCTCAGGACCTGGTGGCCTGAGCTACAGCGCCCCCGCGAGGCGGCGCACGGCCTCCTCCAGCTCCCCTTCGTCCAGCGCCGAGAACCCGAGGCGCAGGTTGGGCAGCGGCCGGCCCTGGAAGTCGAAGGCGCGGCCCGTGATGAGGGCCACGCCCGCCCGCCGCGCCCGGGCCGTCCAGGCCTCTGCGTCGATCGCCGGATCCACGCGCAGCCAAAGGCACATGCCCCCGGCCGGGAGGTCGAAGGTCACGGCCCCGTCCAGGTGCCGGCGCAGGGCTCCGGCCAGGACCTCTCGCCGGGCCTGGTAGATCCGCCGCATCTTCCGCGCATGCCGCTGGATCAGCCCGTCCTCCAGGAGCTCCGCCGCCGCCCGCTGGAGCACCTGGTCCCCCTGGCCGTCGGCGGCCTCGCGCCGGGCGGCCAGGAGCTCCACCAGGGCGCGGGGCCCCGCCACGAAGCCCAGGCGGAGCCCGGGGGCGAGGATCTTCGACAGGGTCCCCAGGTAGATCACGACGCCGCCCGGATCCTCGCACGCCAGCGGGAGCACGGGGCGACCCTCGAAGTGGAACTCGTTGTCGTAGTCGTCCTCCAGGACGGCGATCCGATGGCGCGCGGCCAGGTCCAGGAGGCGCATGCGGCGGGCGGCGCCCATGGTCACGGTGGTGGGGAACTGGTGGTGGGGGGTCAGGTAGACCGCGCGGATGGGTCCCTCGGCCAGCCGCGCCGCCAGGGCCTCCACCCGGAGGCCCGCCTCGTCCACCGGCACTGGCACGAGTTCCGCTCCTGCGGCCCGCAAGGTGGCCCAGGTGGCGGGATAGCCCGGGTCTTCCACGGCCACCCGGTCGCCGGGCCGGATCAGGGTCCGCGCCACCAGGTCCAGGGCGCCCTGGCTGCCGCCCGTGATCATCAGGCGGCCTTCGTCCACGGCCAGGCCGCGCATCTCGGAGAGGAGCCGGGCCAGGGCGGCGCGCAGCCGCGGCTCTCCGCGCGCATCCCCGTACCCGAGCAGCTCCCGGCTGCCGAGGGCGCGGCGGTAGGCCCGGGCCAGGAGGTCCGTGGGCACGAGGCGCAGGTCTGGCAATCCGCCGCCAAAGGCCAGGAGGCCCGGTTCCCGCAGGCTCTTCCGCGGGCGCGGCGCCGGCAGGTCGTAGCCTGCCCGGCCCATCGCCTCGGTCCGCGGACCGGCGGGGGTCTGTGGCAGATCCCGGGCGATCCGGGTGGTGCGCTGCTCGGCCACGGTCCAGCCCTCGGCCTCCAGCTCGCGGTAGGCGGCCAGCACGGTGTTGCGGTGGACGCCCAGCGTATCGGCGAGGGTGCGCGAGCCGGGCAGAGGGTCTCCCGGGCGCAGGCGCCCGCGCCGGATGTCCGCCCGGATGGCCTGGGCGATCTGCTGGAAGACCGGTTCCCGCGAGGGACCGGCATGGAGAGCGACGGGAAAGGTCCAGGGACGCATGGTCTAGTTGTAATGATAAAAATGGATCTTTTCAATGTGCCATGTCACCCGATCCTGGAGATGGCCACCCCGGCCCCGGAGGCTCCATGCGCACCTCGAAACCCCATCCCGACCTCGCCCCCAAGGGCTACCAGGGCCTGCTCCAGGTCGTCCGGCATGTCAGCGCCTCGGGGCTGGAGCACGGCCTGCTTCACCTCCTCGAAGTGCGGGCCTCCCAGATGAACGGCTGCGCCTTCTGCATGGACATGCACGCCACGGCGGCACTGGAGGGCGGCGAGTCCGAGCGTCGCCTGAACCTCCTGGCCGCCTGGCGCGAGGCGCCCCTGTTTTCCCCCCGCGAGCGTGCGGCCCTGGCCTGGACCGAGGCGCTGACGGACCTGGGCCGGCACGGAGCCGACGATGCCCTTTACACGGCCACCCGCGAGCACTTCACCGAGCAGGAGATGGTGGACCTGACCTACGCCATCGCCCTCATCAACGCCTGGAACCGCTTGGGCGTGGGTCTTCAGCCCGACCTCCCCGGGGTATCCGCATGAGCGCCGCCCTCACCTACAGCCTGGATCGGCGGCCGGAGGCGGAGGCGATCCGGGCCCTGTACGCCGCCGCGCCCCTGCGCCGTCCCATCCACGATCCCGAGCGCATCCGCCGCATGTTCGACGGCTCCAATGTCGTGATCTCGGCCTGGGACGGGGAGCGTCTCGTGGGTCTGCTGCGCGGCTGGACGGACTTCGTCTACGACGGGTACATCTGCGACCTCGCGGTCCACCCCGCCCACCAGAAGGCGGGTGTGGGGCGCCGCCTGCTGGAGCTGGCTCAGGGGCTCGACGAGGGCATCCAGTGGGTCCTCCAGGCCGCGCCCCTTGCCCGGGACTACTACGCCCGGGTGGGCTGGCAGAAGATCGAGAACGGCTGGAAGATGGACCGCGCAGGCTGGAGGCCCGGGCCCTACGAGGCCTACCAGGCGGAGCACGCGGACCTGGCGGCGAAGGCATGAGGGAGCCGTCACGCCCGGTCCTGGCGCGGTGGGCCCTGCGCTACGCCCGCCTGGCCCTGGGGGCGGCCTTCCTCTCCGGCATCGCCTCCCGCTTCGGCCTCTGGGGCCCGGGCCGGGGTTACGGATCCTTCGCGAACTTCCTGAAGTACACGGCCCAGGTGAACAGCTTCATGCCCGCATCGACCATCCCCTTCCTCGCCTGGGCGGCCACGGCCGCCGAGCTGCTCCTGGGTCTGGCCCTGCTGCTGCCGCTCCGCGGCGGTGCCGCCCGGGCGGTGGCGCTGGGCAGCGCCGCGCTCCTGGCGGTCTTCGGCCTCGCCATGGCCCTGTCCTTCGGCCTGAAGGAACCGCTCGACTATTCGGTCTTCTCGGCCTCCTCGGCGGCCCTGCTCCTGGCCCTGCACCCTTCTCCGGATTCCTGAGGCCCCATGAACGACCTGTCCCTCTACCTCGCGTCCGTGCTGATCTGGGGGTCCACCTGGATCGCCATCACCTTCCAGTACGGACGGGTGGCCCCTGAAGTCTCCGTGGTCTACCGCTTCGGCCTCGCCTCACTCCTGCTGGCGGCCTGGTGCTTCCTGCGGGGGCTGAAGCTTCGATTCACGCGGCGCGAACACGGCTGGCTGGCCCTCCAGGGCGCCCTGATGTTCGGAATCAACTATGTCTGCGTGTACCTTGCGGAGCAGCGGATCCCTTCTGGCCTCATGGCGGTGGTCTTCTCCCTGCTGGCCATCCTCAACCTCTTGGGCGCGCGGCTCTTCTTCGGAACCCCCTTGGCCGGAAAGGCTCTCGGGGGCGTGGCCCTCGGCGTGGCGGGCGTGGGGATCGTCTGCCTGCCCGGGGCGGGATCGACCTTCGGCACGGCGTCCCTCCGCGCGGGGCTGGCCCTGGCGCTGGGCGGGACCGTGGCCGCCAGCCTCAGCAACCTGGTTTCTCAGCGCAATCAACGGCACGGCATCCCGGTGATGCAGGGCAACGCGGTGAGCATGGCCTACGGCGCGACCTTCGTGGCCCTCTATTGCGCGCTCTCGGGCCGACCGTTCACCTTCGACTCGTCTCTCCACTACCTGGGTTCCCTGGCCTTCCTGTCCGTGTTCGGGTCGATCCTGGCCTTCGGCGCCTACCTCACGCTCGTGGGCCGCATCGGGGCGGGGCGGGCGGGCTACGCGATGGTGGCCATCCCCGTGGTGGCCCTGGCCCTCTCCACGGCCATGGAAGGCCTCCGATGGCACTGGGGCCTGGCCCTGGGCGCGGGCCTCTGCCTGGCGGGTAATGCCCTGGTGTTGCCCCGACCGCCCCAACCCAAGGAGGCCCCTGTCTGAACTCTGGGGCTGTGCCCCGACGAGGCTAATGGGGCGGCATCTGGGTTCCCCAGTAGCAATCGCGGAACAGGGGACTGAAATCCTTCCTGCCGGCCATAGTAGCGACCTGCTCGACGGAGGCGGTGGTCACGGTCTTCCAGCGGAAGTTGGCGATGATGGACTTCATGAAGATCGCGAAGGCCTTGTCGCCCATCTCCTTGTGCATGGCGGCGAGAATGAGCGCGCCCTTCTCGTAGAGGAGGGAAGTGCGCGCCATGAAGGAGCCTCGGGGGTCGTCGAGCCAACGGAGTCGGTTGGCGAAGGGGATGGTGCCCGATCCCGCGTAGGCCGAGGCCTGGTTCCGCCAGCGGCTCAGCAGGCCTTCGTAGGCGCTCGTCCCCTGGTTCTTCATGCTGCGCATGGCCAGGGCCGAGGCATAGTTCGCAAAGGATTCGGTGATCCACTGCTCTTCGGAGGAGGGCATCTTCACGAGGTGGCCCCAGTACTGGTGAGCGATCTCGTGGGCGAAGCGCTGGTTGATGCCCTTCGTGAAGAAGCTGCTGATGGTGTCCATTTTCGAGTCGAAGGCTTCGTTGGTGATGATCATCATTCCGGGAGGGGCCTGGCCGTAGCCGAGGGAATTGACCTGGATGATGTCGAACTCCGGGAAGGGGAAGGCTTCGAACAGATCCTCGTAGAAGCCGATGGTCTGCCGGGCGATGTCGATGAGCCGCTTCTGCATGCTGCCGCCCTTGTTGCCGTAGGTGGCCACGCGGATGGTGAGGCCGTCCTTGGTGTCTTCGACGAGGCTGTAGGCCCCTGCGAACATGGAGAAGAACTGCACAGGCTTGTCGATGCGGACTTCGAGAAGGTTCCCGGCCTCGCTCTGGATGCGCCGCAGGGTCCGTCCGGGAGCGACCGGCACATCGTCCTTGGGCGTCTGGATCAGGGCGTGGACCGTGTAGGCCTGTCCCTCCATGTCCGGTTGCGGGAACCAGGGCTCGACGCCGAGTTCCCAGTAGTTGTCGCCGCCGGGGCGGAGCAGGATCGGACCGCCGTATTCGAAGGTCAGGGTGAAGGGCTGTCCCGCTGGGTGGGGGTGATCGAGCTGGACGAGGAGGGTGTCGTTCCGGTGATGGAAGGCGAGGCTGCGGCCCTCGGCGTCGAGCACCCGGGAGACCTTGTAGATCCCCCGCTTGTAGGCCCGGTCCACGAGGTCGTAGAGGTTCAGCGACAGGACGGCCAGGCCTTCATCCCCGGCGGCCAGGGTCTCGGTGACCTTCAGATCGGCTCCGCCCTTCCCAGCCTTCATGTCGATGTCGACGGCCGTGAGGTTGAGCAGCGGCGCCAGCGGCGCCTTCCAGGTCCAGCCGATGGGCTGCTCGGACAACAGGATCCGCCGCAGACCATCGTAAATGGCGGGCCGATAAGGATCCGCGGTGGCCCAGAGCCACTCGCGCTGTGCGCCGCCCTGATCGAGGATGTAGATGAAGGGGCTGTCCGCTCCGGTGATCTCGGCCCGCACCAGGGTGGCCTTCGGGGTGTTGGCCAAGTGGATGGCGAAGTCCTGGCCGCGGTCGCCCAGTCCCTCCCGCTGGAAGTAGGTCCAATCGGCGGCGAACGAATCCCGGGGTACCTCTGCGGCGCTCCCTGCGGGAAAGGCGAGGTTCAGGCCGGCCTGCCAGAGGGTGAAGCTTCGGATCTCCTCCGTCAGGACCTGCTGTCCGTTCACTTCGCTGAGGATGGCCTTGGAGGCGTGCTTCTCGAGGTTGTGCTTGTGGTTGGAGGCGAACACGCTGCGCTCCAGGGGCTCTTCGGAGCGGTAGCGGAAGGAACCCTTTCCCTTGAAGTGGAAACCGAGGGTCCGCCCCTGGGACACCAGGGGCACCACGGTGCCGGAGGCCATGTTGAAGGTCATGCGGCCCACGGGAAGCTCCCAGTTCTTCACCGCCAGGCTTTCTCCGAGCGTGGGCTGGGCGGTGTAGAGGGACACCCGGCGGCCCAGGTCCGAGGGGATCGGGGCATCGGTGGCGATCGCGGCCGTGGACAGGCCGGCCAGGCACAGGGACAGCGCGAGGCGCAGGGAGGGCAGGATGCGCATGAATCACTCCGGATCGGGGTGGGCTGAAGGCGGGTGACTCAGCTTACCGGATTCAAGGGCGTCGCTAGGCCGCGTTCCAGGAAGCGGCCACCGGAGTCCGGGGGTGGAATGCCGCTAGAATGAACAGGGGCTTCGGCCCCCTTTTTCGTAAGGACCGGTGTCCTCCCCCATGACCGATCACCACGCCATGCCCTGGGACCGTCCCGCCCCCGAGCGGGAGGGGCTGCCTTCGGCCTGGTCGCTGTTTCCGGAGGAGCTGGCGGCGATCGGCTGTCCGGGCAGCGCCCTCGAGACCTTCCGGCGCCTGCACAGGCCCTGGACCTGGAAGGGCGGTGCGCCGGACCTGGGTTCGGGCATCCGCCGCTGGCTGGAGGGCGTGGCGGACCTGCGCCTGCCACGCCTCGCCGAGCGCCAGCCGTCGTCCGACGGATCGACCAAGCTGGCCCTGGAGCTGGCGGATGGCCGGCGCATCGAAGCCGTCCACATGCCCCGCCGGGTGCGGAACCCCCGCGTGACCTACTGCATCTCCAGCCAGGTGGGCTGCGCCATGGGCTGCACCTTCTGCGCCACGGGCAGCATGGGGATCCTGCGCAACCTGCAACCCGGCGAGATCCTGGGCCAGGTGCTGGCCTTGATGGCGGACCTGGGACCCGACCGGGGCCACGAGCTGACGCTGGTCTTCATGGGCATGGGCGAACCGCTCCACAACCTGGATCACCTGCACCGCGCCATTCGCCTCATGTGCCACCCGGCGGGCCTGGGCCTGGGGAAGAACCGCATCACCGTGAGCACCTCGGGCCTGGTGAGCGGCATCGAGAAGCTCTCCAAGCTGGAGCCCCGCCCCCTCCTGGCCCTCAGCCTCAACGCCACCACGGACGAGGCGAGAAGCCGCACCATGCCCGTGAACCGCGTGTGGAACCTGGCCCGGTTGCGGCGCGCCCTGGACGACTGGGCCCCCCGGCGCGGCGAGAAGTTCTGCTTCGAGTATGTGCTGCTGGCAGGGGAGAACGACACCGAGGCGGACGCCCAGCGCCTGGCGGACTGGCTGGGGGACCTGCGCAGAGGCCACAACCTGAACCTCATCCCCATGAACGAGCACGCCGCCAGCGCCTTCCGCGAGCCCGGCGAGGACCGCGTGCAGCAGTTCTCGGAATGGCTGAAGGCGCGCGGTTGCTTCGTCACCGTCCGCCGCAGCCGCGGCCGCGATGTGCAGGGCGCCTGTGGGCAGCTGGTGAAGGAAAGCTGAAGGCTGACGGCAGAACAGAACGACTGCAGATTGGCCACATAAGGCACAAAGAACACAAGGTGGACATGCAAGGGCTGCCCTCTGGAGTGGCCATTCCAGGTGCCCGGTGCTCTTTGAGCCCCTTGTGTTCTTTGTGGCTTCGAATCTTTTTCTCTTTGCCTCTGTCTATCTTTGCGGTGAATCATTTCTGAATGCGCATCCCGGTCCACCAGCTCCCCCATGGCCTCGGCCTCGACCTGCCTGCCGCCGCCACGGCCCATGCGGCGGGCATGGACCTGCGGGCGGCGACGCCCGCGGGCGAAACCTGGACGATCGCGCCGGGCCAGCGGCGGCTCGTGCCCACGGGGCTGGTGCTCGCCATTCCCCAGGGCTTTGAAGGGCAGGTGCGGCCCCGGTCGGGGCTGGCCCTGCGCCACGGCCTCACGGTGCTGAACGCCCCCGGCACCATCGACGCCGACTACCGCGGCGAAGTGCAGGTGCTGCTCATCAACCATGGGGAGGCGGCCTTCGACCTGCGTCGGGGCGAGCGCATCGCGCAGTT harbors:
- the pdxR gene encoding MocR-like pyridoxine biosynthesis transcription factor PdxR, with the protein product MRPWTFPVALHAGPSREPVFQQIAQAIRADIRRGRLRPGDPLPGSRTLADTLGVHRNTVLAAYRELEAEGWTVAEQRTTRIARDLPQTPAGPRTEAMGRAGYDLPAPRPRKSLREPGLLAFGGGLPDLRLVPTDLLARAYRRALGSRELLGYGDARGEPRLRAALARLLSEMRGLAVDEGRLMITGGSQGALDLVARTLIRPGDRVAVEDPGYPATWATLRAAGAELVPVPVDEAGLRVEALAARLAEGPIRAVYLTPHHQFPTTVTMGAARRMRLLDLAARHRIAVLEDDYDNEFHFEGRPVLPLACEDPGGVVIYLGTLSKILAPGLRLGFVAGPRALVELLAARREAADGQGDQVLQRAAAELLEDGLIQRHARKMRRIYQARREVLAGALRRHLDGAVTFDLPAGGMCLWLRVDPAIDAEAWTARARRAGVALITGRAFDFQGRPLPNLRLGFSALDEGELEEAVRRLAGAL
- a CDS encoding M16 family metallopeptidase, which encodes MAEPFRTVTPAGTEILIEPLPHVRSCAVGFWVRRGSRHEAASEEGLAHFLEHTVFKGTAAYPTPDELAAATDRLGGHVDAFTGKEVACFYGKVLSDQLPELIHLLGELVTAPRFDAEELVRERSVILEEIAQSEDQPDDWVSELFYGGFWEGTPLAHPILGSREQVSGYGPAEARAFFDHTYRAPNLVVAAAGALEVQPFLALLKPILDRLPKGTDHAPGALARTRPFLLNVPRKDLQQANLVMGFPAPDHHSPDRAAAHLLSHVLGGGMASRLFMELRERRGLCYQVGSYLSPYADTGALQITASCAPAQLRELVQRTMAECARVRDRGVEADELERAKLQARTSLVFSQESSSSRMFSLAHQAVHHGELRSLDQQMAEIEAVTPADLLRVAQALLDPAQLGLSALGTRRGCDIRPQDLVA
- a CDS encoding quinone oxidoreductase family protein, with the protein product MSHRIQFTAPGGPEVLQWVQADLPAPGPGEVRLRHTAIGVNYIDIYHRSGAYPVPLPAVPGFEAAGVVEALGPGVTGLAVGQRVAYVNGPTGAYSEARNHPADRLVPLPAGLSDEVAAALLFKGLTAHMLVRRVWRAGAGPWVLVHAAAGGVGLMLTRWLAREGGRVIGVVGSEEKATAVRAEGAEAVLVVPRGAAYDQVPTEVRRITGGRGVGTVFDSIGCDTFDASLGSLAPFGLLASFGRSSGPLPMVDPAELAKRGSLALQRPSIFHHIADPAALRAAAAEVFAAQAQGIIRAHIHGTLPLREAGRAHALLESRATRGALVLLP
- a CDS encoding ABC transporter ATP-binding protein yields the protein MISLDRASLRYGPILGLSPTTFELPDGGGITGLLGPNGAGKSSLLQLLSGLLPPSGGEVKVFGEAPFRNPAVLARLGLVPEGDRLPSGLRADRWLHMMGELSGLSGDGLKVAVSRALDTVGMADRAHLTFARMSKGMRQRIRLAQALLHGPQLLILDEPFNGLDPEARLTLMALLRDLAAKGARVLVSSHILGEIAQLTDRILLLFRGRLLAEGTVTEIRQLLDRHPVELRLTGEAQVLARWAVEQPELAALRMEDGAVVISVSSPRDILPRLQKAAAEGGIPLRALDPLDLNLDAVFQYLTKDHA
- a CDS encoding ABC transporter ATP-binding protein is translated as MIAFENLEVRYAATAAPALKGLTLALDRGIVGLLGPNGSGKSTLLKTLLGLLTPSRGSGTVLGVGLGAPEAARLRARIGYMPEYDALIEDTSAYEQVAFWGELSGLAPESARDRAHEVLYFVGLDEARYRPVSGYSTGMRQRVKLAQALVHSPELIFLDEPTNGLDPDGRRRMLDLVLRVHAELGTGVILASHLLGDVERVADQLVILDQGQIKAAGSMAGLRKALARRVELRFLDPLDAAQEAALAELGAVLEGRNGLYDLELVEADPKAAFRWAEGHGATLVQLTPRHDRLDEVLLRALHGAPATAGTGA
- a CDS encoding ArsR/SmtB family transcription factor, whose protein sequence is MRNLHHPEREQLDLPAVLYALSDPTRLEIVRKLAGEGERACGTFGLPATKATLSHHFKVLREAGLIQTRVEGVHRYNSLRKPDLDARFPGLLKAILKATAPR